The genomic window GCGAAAGTCGGCTACATAACGCATCAATTTCGCTTGGTTCTCTCCGATTCCACCAAATAGCCGAAACACTCCGGGCGATCCGTCGGAATGGATCGCGCCGCCTCTCGCTCCGATCCTGGGACCCGGTTGCGATGGGGACATCGATACGGACTTATCCTGGCTGAGCTGGGTCAAACGTCATCCTGGAAAGTCGAGATGCCGGCCGGAGACCTGAACCTCCCGGCCCGTAGCATCGTGTGCGATCAACCGCGAGCCCGGAGTGTCTCGGCGATCGTCAAGCCAAAGGAAATGAGCCGGCGTGAGCCGGCTCGAAAAGAAGAAAAAGGAAATATCTACCGCAGCAGCGACAGGACGCCCTGCGGGCTGGCATTCGCCTGCGCAAGCATCGCCTGGCTGCTCTGCAGCAGGATCTGGTTGCGCGTGAGGGTGGACGCTTCCTTCGCCATGTCCAGATCGCGGATCCGGCTCTCGGAAGCCGACATGTTCTCCGCCTGGACGTTGAGGTTGGAGACGGTGTGCTCCAGCCGGTTGATGCTGGCGCCGATCTTGGACCGGTAGGCCGACACCTTGGCGAGGGCGGCGTCGAGGTTGGAGATCGTCGTGCTGGCGTTGCCCGGGTTGTCCACCGACAGTTGCGTCATGAGGACGCCCAGGGCGGCCGCCGTCGACGTATCGATCTTTACATTCATGATCTGACCGCTGTTGGCACCCACCTGGAACGTGAAGCCGTCCACCGCCGCCGTGCCGCCCGCGAGCAACACCTTGGTGTTGAACTGGGTCGCCGAGGCGATCCGATCGATCTCGGTCGTCAGGGCTTCCAGTTCGTCCCGGATGTTGTTGCGATCCGACAGGGTGAGGGTGTCGTTGGCCGCCTGGACCGCCAGTTCGCGCATGCGCTGGATGATGACGGTGGTCTCGTTGAGACCGCCTTCCGCCGTCTGCAGCAGGTTCATCGCGTCCTGGGAGTTGGCTGCGGCCTGATCGGTGCCCCGGATCTGCGAACGGAACTTCTCGGAAATCGCGAGTCCGGCCGCATCGTCCTGCGCGGCATTGATGCGGAGGCCCGACGACAACTTCTGCAAGCTCTTGCTGAGATTGGCGTCGTTAATCCCCATCAGCCGGTGGGAATCGATCGCGCTCAGGTTGGTGTTGATCCGAAGACCCATTGCTAACCTCCTTGTTCACCCAACGGAGCCTTCCGTGGCCCCTGCTTACCCGATACCGCGCCACCCAGCGCAGCATCCTACCACCGGCCGTTAACCCTGACGTGCCGGTCAGTCACACCTGGTAGGTTTTTTGCAATCGAACGGACCCGCGGTGGGTTTGAACCCTCCCATCTCCCCATCTGGCTGATGGGGTCCAACGTGAGGGCGGTTTTCTTATCTGAGTAGCGAGAGAATGGATTGCGGTGCCTGGTTGGCCTGCGCCAGCATCGCGGTACTGGCTTGCGAGAGCACCTGCGCTCGCGTGAGGACGGCCATCTCCTGCGCCATGTCGAGATCCCGGATGCGGCTCTCGGCCGACTTGAGGTTCTCGTTCTGGACCTGGAGGTTGAGGATGGTGTGCTCGAGGCGATTGATCATCGCGCCGAGCCTGGACCGGGTACTGCTCACCTTGGCCAGGGCCGTGTCGAGATTGGAGAGGGTAACCGACGCGTTGTACGCCGAGTCGACCGGGAGTTGCCCGATCTTCACGCCGAGCGCCGCGGCGGTCGCCGTGTCGATGACGACGTTCATCTCCTGCTTGTAGTTGGCCCCGATGTGCAAGGTGATGCCGCTCTGGGAGATCTTGCCGCCGAACAGCAGGTTCTGCGTGTTGAACTGCGTGGTCTTGGCAATTCGGTCCACTTCCGCGCTGAGTTCCGTCAACTCGTCGCGGATGATGTCGCGATCCTCGTCGGTGAGCGCATCGTTGGCCGCTTGCACGGCCAAGGTGCGCATCCTTTGCAGGATCGCCTGGGTTTCCTTGAGGGCGCCTTCCGCCGTCTGGATCAGCGAGATGCCGTCGAGAGCATTCTGCGAGGCCTGCGTGAGACCTCTGGTTTGCCCCCGCATTTTCTCGGCGATGGCCAGTCCGGCAGCGTCGTCTGCCGACCGGTTGATCCGCAAGCCCGAGGAGAGACGTGCGAGCGAGCCAGATAGCGCCTCGTCGTTTCGACTCAGGTTACGGTGGGCCAGCAGGGCGACGACGTTCGTGTTGATACGAACCGTTCCCATGCTTGGGGGCCTCCTTGAAGTGATCTTGGGAGTACCCCCGCGGGTCTATTCGATTGTCAAAGTCCTACCGTCATCTTTTTCGGCACGCGCGGAGTATAACTTTAGCCCGCCGACGAAAAAAGTTTTTCATGTCAAACATAACGCTGTTGACATAAGAAAAAGTAGGGCCGGCGTCTCCGCCGGCCCTCATGAATCGCGACGATCAGGCGCTTTTGGGCTGAATCTTCTTCAGCCGCCCGCGGGCCTGGTGGTGCTGGGGATTGATTTCCAGCGTCGTCTGGTACATCACCACGGCATCGTCGAAGTTGCCCAGGCCCAAGCAGGTCTCGCCCAGGACGTAGTACAGATCCGCGTTCTCGGGGGTACGGGCCTGCTGGCGCAAGAACCGATCCAGCGCGAGGTCGTACGCTTCCCACTTGAGGAAGACGCGGCCGAACGCCTCGTCCAGGGTCGGGACGATCTCGGTGAGGTGGCTGGAGTTGTTGACCACCGCCTCGCAGTCGTCGTACCGGGCGGCGATGAGCGCCAGGTCGAGCAAGCCCTGCCATTGCGCGGCGATTTGCTCCGGCTTGAACGTGGTGGCGGCGACTTCGGCCGGGTCCACCTTCTCGCCTCCCGCGAGCCGGGCGAAGATGGCGGCGGCCGCGAACTCGGCGTGGCGCGGCGAGTCGGGGTACCTGCCGGCAAAGCCTTCCAGCTGAGTGCGGCCGGCGGTGTAGTTGCCTTCCAGCACCTCGCAGACGCCGATCGCCAGTTCGGCCGAGCTCTGGCCGGGGTTGTTCGCAAGCTCGATGTCGAAGGCCTGGCGGGCAGCCTTGACGCGGCCGAGGCGCAGGTTGGCCTCGCCGATGAGGTAGTGCAGATCCACCTGGGACGCGTTGATCGCGGCCGCCTGCATCCAGGCGGCGATCGCCTCCTGCAGGTTGTTCTGCTTGAAGCAGACGCTGCCCAGGTTCAGCCAGGCCTGGAAGTTCTTCGGGTCGATCTCCAGCGCCGAGGTGAAGTGGCTCATCGCCTTGCTGGTGTCTTCTTCCTGGAGGTAGATGATGCCCAGGTTGGTGTGAATCTCGGAATTCGGGGTCGGCCACTCCTTCAAGGCGCGCTTGAGGTACTGCTTGGCGAGGGCAAGCCTGCCGAGCTTGGCGTAGCAGACGCCCACGGCGTTCGTGGCCTTGTAGGTCGAGACGCCGGGATCGGTGCCGCCGGCGAAGACCTGGCCGGCGTACTTCCGGCAGCCCTCGTAGATCTTGATGGCTTCCTCGTACCGCTCCATGCCGAGGTACACGTTGCCCCGGGTGAAGTGGAGGTCGGCGTACTGCGGGAAGCGCTTCAGGCCTTCGTCAGCCAGCTCGAGGGCATCTTCGAAGCGCCCGGTCTCGCGGATGAGATCCGTGTAGCTGAAGTAGAGGCTGGCGAAATACGGGATGGTGTTGGCATCGGGCAGGGGCCGCAGCAGCTCCAGCGACCGGCGATAGTGCCTCTCGGCCTCCGGAGCCCGGCCCAGCATCTTGTAGGTCTGCCCCAGGTTGAAGTGGCAGTACGGGTTCTCGGGCTCCTGCTTCTCCTGCTCGAGCAGGATGCGCAGGTTGCGCTCGTTCTTGTTGCGATCCTCGACGTGCTTCTTGAGGTAGCCCTTGTGGATGATGCGGATGGCGCTCGCCTCGTTGGGCAGGCCGGTACGCTGCGCCGACGGGAGCATCTGCTCGTGGATGATGCCCTCGTAGCGCATGTCGGGCCGGTTCTGGAAGAACCGGAAGATCATGGCCATCTGCTTGCCCTCGCCGGGCCTGCTGCCCAGGAGGTTCTCGATGATGCAGGCGTATCCGACCTTGGTCTTGTCGCGAGACACCCGGCGGATCTCGTTGATGCTCTCGGGCGTGATGGTCTCGTCGGCATCCAGCACGAGGATCCAGTCGCAGGTGGCGAGTTCGATGGACTTGTTGCGCGCGGTGGCGAAGTCGCCGTTCCACTCGTGGTAGCCGATCTTGGCGCCGAACTTCCGCGCGATCTCCACGGTGCTATCGGTCGAACCCGTGTCGACGATGCAGATCTCGTCCACCGCGCCCTGGACGCTCTGGAGGCATTCCTCGAGGAAGATCTCTTCGTTCTTGACGATCATGCAGAGCGAGACGGTCGGCAGGCGGGTATCCAGCAGCTTGCGGATGCTCTCGACCTCGGCCGGTTCGGGCAGGTCGCGGCCTTCGCGGACCATGCGGATGCATTCGAGCTGGTTCTCGCGGGCGGTGGCGTGCTCGGGACTGAACTCCTGCGCCTTCTTGAACGCCAGTTCGCCCGTCTTGGCCCAGCCCACCGCGAAGAGCGCGACGCCCAGCACGTTGTAGGCGTCGCCGTTGAATGGCGCCAGTTCGATGGCTCGCTTCCCCGCGAGGATGGCCTTGTCGTGCTGCCCTAGCTGCGCGAAGATCGTCGCGATCTGGAGGTACGCTTCCGGATCCTGCTCGTTGAGCTCGAGCGCCGAGTACAGCGCCTGGGCGGCCTTCTCCAGATCGCCGGCGTTGTAGGCGCGATGTGCCTGGAGCTTGAATTCGGCGCTGGTGCGAGCGTCCGTGACCTTCGCGATCTTAAGGCCCATTCGTAACCTCCATCCCCTATCTGAGATTCCAATTCATTATGTCGGCAGCCACGCGCGGAGCTTTAGAGAGGATGTCGATGTCGACGCGGGCCACTCGGGCGACGCAGTCGCCCGAGCGATCCAGTGCCGCCAGCAGGGCGGCCTCCGCCCCACCGACATCCTCGCCGGCCTCCACGATCAACAACTCCGGACTGTCCTGGGTCCGCGTCCGGATGTAGTCCAGCACCCCCTCGATCCACCCGGGATCGGCGGTCCCCAGGCGATACAGCCGCGGTTCGACCAGCGGCACCCGGTGAGCGGGCGAATCGAAGCAAATGCTCGCCGTCCCGGCCGGGTCGCGAAACGGCCGATCCGGGTCGAATCCCCATTTCTGGCCGAAGCGGTCCCAGCCCTCGCTGATGGCGCGCTTGTAGCTCGCATCCACGCCGTCGGCCTCGCGGCCCATCGCGATGAAGGTGCGGCTGCCGAAGTGGTGGACGAAGACCTCTCCGGCGACGGCGACTCCGAACCCCGCGATGCGGGCGCGCAGGCAGTAGTCGTCGTCCTCGAAGTTACCGTTGCCGAAAACCGGGTCGAACCCGCCGATGCGATCCACCACGGCGCGGCGCAGCAGCATGCAGAACCCGACGATGCGTGGCACCACCAGGATCTCT from Candidatus Tanganyikabacteria bacterium includes these protein-coding regions:
- a CDS encoding flagellin, with translation MGLRINTNLSAIDSHRLMGINDANLSKSLQKLSSGLRINAAQDDAAGLAISEKFRSQIRGTDQAAANSQDAMNLLQTAEGGLNETTVIIQRMRELAVQAANDTLTLSDRNNIRDELEALTTEIDRIASATQFNTKVLLAGGTAAVDGFTFQVGANSGQIMNVKIDTSTAAALGVLMTQLSVDNPGNASTTISNLDAALAKVSAYRSKIGASINRLEHTVSNLNVQAENMSASESRIRDLDMAKEASTLTRNQILLQSSQAMLAQANASPQGVLSLLR
- a CDS encoding tetratricopeptide repeat protein, with amino-acid sequence MGLKIAKVTDARTSAEFKLQAHRAYNAGDLEKAAQALYSALELNEQDPEAYLQIATIFAQLGQHDKAILAGKRAIELAPFNGDAYNVLGVALFAVGWAKTGELAFKKAQEFSPEHATARENQLECIRMVREGRDLPEPAEVESIRKLLDTRLPTVSLCMIVKNEEIFLEECLQSVQGAVDEICIVDTGSTDSTVEIARKFGAKIGYHEWNGDFATARNKSIELATCDWILVLDADETITPESINEIRRVSRDKTKVGYACIIENLLGSRPGEGKQMAMIFRFFQNRPDMRYEGIIHEQMLPSAQRTGLPNEASAIRIIHKGYLKKHVEDRNKNERNLRILLEQEKQEPENPYCHFNLGQTYKMLGRAPEAERHYRRSLELLRPLPDANTIPYFASLYFSYTDLIRETGRFEDALELADEGLKRFPQYADLHFTRGNVYLGMERYEEAIKIYEGCRKYAGQVFAGGTDPGVSTYKATNAVGVCYAKLGRLALAKQYLKRALKEWPTPNSEIHTNLGIIYLQEEDTSKAMSHFTSALEIDPKNFQAWLNLGSVCFKQNNLQEAIAAWMQAAAINASQVDLHYLIGEANLRLGRVKAARQAFDIELANNPGQSSAELAIGVCEVLEGNYTAGRTQLEGFAGRYPDSPRHAEFAAAAIFARLAGGEKVDPAEVAATTFKPEQIAAQWQGLLDLALIAARYDDCEAVVNNSSHLTEIVPTLDEAFGRVFLKWEAYDLALDRFLRQQARTPENADLYYVLGETCLGLGNFDDAVVMYQTTLEINPQHHQARGRLKKIQPKSA
- a CDS encoding flagellin, whose translation is MGTVRINTNVVALLAHRNLSRNDEALSGSLARLSSGLRINRSADDAAGLAIAEKMRGQTRGLTQASQNALDGISLIQTAEGALKETQAILQRMRTLAVQAANDALTDEDRDIIRDELTELSAEVDRIAKTTQFNTQNLLFGGKISQSGITLHIGANYKQEMNVVIDTATAAALGVKIGQLPVDSAYNASVTLSNLDTALAKVSSTRSRLGAMINRLEHTILNLQVQNENLKSAESRIRDLDMAQEMAVLTRAQVLSQASTAMLAQANQAPQSILSLLR
- a CDS encoding glycosyltransferase family 2 protein; its protein translation is MLVSIVIPCYGERAYTDLCVASIRERTGDVPWELILVDNGSPDDTLAWAQGLAAADPRIRPVPLLRNTGFARGVNAGLAVARGDTVCVLNNDAVVTDGWLAGLLRALDASPEIGVVGPMCNYIAGPQRVRDVPYDDDLDEMQEFAAAWRREHTGEILVVPRIVGFCMLLRRAVVDRIGGFDPVFGNGNFEDDDYCLRARIAGFGVAVAGEVFVHHFGSRTFIAMGREADGVDASYKRAISEGWDRFGQKWGFDPDRPFRDPAGTASICFDSPAHRVPLVEPRLYRLGTADPGWIEGVLDYIRTRTQDSPELLIVEAGEDVGGAEAALLAALDRSGDCVARVARVDIDILSKAPRVAADIMNWNLR